A genomic window from Flavobacterium azooxidireducens includes:
- the gyrA gene encoding DNA gyrase subunit A has translation MSEGEKLIPINIEDEMKSAYIDYSMSVIVSRALPDVRDGLKPVHRRVLYGMYDLGVFSNRAHKKSARIVGEVLGKYHPHGDTSVYDAMVRMAQEWSLRYLLVDGQGNFGSVDGDSPAAMRYTEARMQKISEEIMADIEKETVDFQLNFDDTLYEPKVMPTKVPNLLINGASGIAVGMATNMPPHNLTEVVNGTLAYIDNNEIEIDELMEHIKAPDFPTGGIIYGYEGVREAFKTGRGRIVMRAKIAFEESNGKDAIIVTEIPYQVNKADMIKKTADLVNDKKIEGISNIRDESDRNGMRIVYELKRDAVPNVVLNTLYKFTQLQSSFSVNNIALVNGRPQMLNLKELIHYFVEHRHDVVVRRAKFDLRKAEERAHILEGLIIASDNIDEVIALIRGSKDGDEARTKLIERFSLSEIQARAIVEMRLRQLTGLEQDKLRAEYEEIMKLITHLRELLANKDLRMQVIKDELVEIRDKYGDERRSVIEYAGGDVSIEDLIADENVVITISHAGYIKRTNLSEYKTQNRGGVGQKSAGTRDQDFLEHLFVATNHQYMLFFTQKGKCFWMRVYEIPEGSKTSKGRAIQNLINIENDDKVKAFICTQDLKNEEYINSHYVIMATKQGQVKKTLLEQYSRPRVNGIAAITIKEDDELLEAKLTNGKSQILVAVKSGKLVRFEESKTRPMGRGASGVRGITLADDKDEVIGMVSVNDMSSEILVVSENGYGKRSSLEDYRITNRGGKGVKTLNITDKTGRLVSINSVTDADDLMIINKSGLTIRMEVSDLRVMGRATQGVRLINIKGNDSIAAVTKVMKEEAAEEVEFEDVTAAVLEGDSTSENTDFDDDTDETTEENEETQE, from the coding sequence ATGTCTGAAGGAGAAAAGTTGATTCCTATTAACATCGAGGACGAAATGAAATCAGCGTACATCGATTATTCGATGTCAGTAATTGTGTCACGTGCATTGCCGGATGTTAGAGATGGTTTAAAGCCTGTACACCGTAGAGTACTTTACGGAATGTATGATTTAGGAGTTTTTTCGAATAGAGCTCACAAGAAATCCGCTAGAATTGTCGGAGAAGTTTTAGGTAAATATCACCCACACGGAGATACATCTGTTTATGATGCAATGGTTCGTATGGCTCAAGAATGGAGCTTACGTTATCTTTTAGTAGATGGTCAAGGTAACTTTGGATCGGTGGATGGAGATAGTCCGGCAGCGATGCGTTATACTGAAGCCAGAATGCAAAAGATTTCGGAAGAAATTATGGCCGACATCGAAAAAGAAACCGTTGATTTTCAATTGAATTTTGATGATACTTTATATGAGCCCAAAGTAATGCCAACTAAAGTTCCTAATCTTTTGATTAATGGAGCCTCCGGTATTGCGGTTGGTATGGCAACCAATATGCCACCTCACAATCTTACAGAAGTTGTTAATGGAACATTGGCTTACATTGACAATAATGAAATAGAGATTGATGAATTGATGGAACACATCAAAGCTCCTGATTTCCCGACAGGCGGAATCATTTATGGCTATGAAGGTGTTCGTGAAGCATTCAAAACCGGTCGTGGTCGTATCGTGATGCGTGCTAAAATCGCTTTTGAAGAAAGTAATGGAAAAGATGCAATCATCGTAACCGAAATTCCATATCAGGTGAATAAGGCTGATATGATTAAGAAAACGGCCGATTTAGTTAATGATAAAAAAATTGAAGGTATTTCGAATATTCGTGATGAATCGGATAGAAACGGAATGCGAATTGTGTACGAATTAAAACGTGATGCAGTTCCGAATGTGGTGTTGAATACCTTATATAAATTCACACAATTACAATCATCATTCAGCGTAAATAACATTGCGTTAGTAAATGGTCGTCCACAAATGTTGAATCTAAAAGAGTTGATTCATTATTTTGTTGAACACCGTCACGATGTAGTGGTTCGTAGAGCTAAATTCGATTTGCGTAAAGCTGAAGAAAGAGCTCACATTTTAGAAGGTTTAATCATTGCTTCAGATAATATTGATGAAGTAATTGCTTTGATTAGAGGTTCGAAAGATGGAGATGAAGCTCGTACAAAATTAATCGAACGTTTCTCATTATCTGAAATTCAAGCTCGTGCGATTGTTGAAATGCGTTTGCGTCAACTTACCGGTCTTGAGCAAGATAAATTACGTGCAGAGTACGAAGAAATCATGAAATTGATTACGCATTTAAGAGAATTATTGGCTAACAAAGATTTGAGAATGCAAGTGATCAAAGATGAATTGGTTGAAATTCGCGATAAATATGGAGACGAAAGACGTTCTGTCATTGAATATGCCGGAGGTGATGTAAGTATTGAAGATTTAATTGCTGATGAAAATGTAGTAATTACAATTTCGCACGCCGGTTATATTAAACGTACAAACCTTTCAGAATATAAAACACAGAATAGAGGAGGAGTTGGACAAAAAAGTGCAGGAACAAGAGATCAAGATTTCTTAGAGCATTTGTTTGTGGCGACGAATCATCAATATATGTTGTTCTTCACTCAAAAAGGAAAATGTTTCTGGATGAGAGTTTATGAAATTCCTGAAGGAAGCAAAACGTCAAAAGGAAGAGCGATTCAGAACTTGATCAACATTGAAAATGATGATAAAGTAAAAGCGTTCATTTGTACTCAAGATTTGAAAAATGAAGAGTACATTAATAGTCACTATGTGATTATGGCAACTAAACAAGGTCAAGTTAAAAAGACGTTGTTGGAGCAATATTCACGTCCGAGAGTGAACGGAATTGCTGCTATTACTATTAAGGAAGACGACGAATTGTTAGAAGCAAAATTAACCAACGGAAAAAGTCAAATTTTAGTGGCTGTAAAATCCGGTAAATTGGTTCGTTTCGAAGAAAGCAAAACACGTCCAATGGGAAGAGGAGCTTCAGGAGTTCGCGGAATTACGTTAGCGGATGATAAAGATGAAGTGATTGGCATGGTTTCTGTAAATGATATGAGCAGTGAGATTTTGGTAGTATCTGAAAATGGTTATGGAAAACGTTCTTCATTAGAAGATTATCGTATCACTAACCGCGGAGGAAAAGGAGTGAAAACCCTTAATATTACTGATAAAACAGGAAGATTAGTATCAATTAATAGTGTTACGGATGCCGATGATTTAATGATTATCAACAAGTCAGGACTAACCATCAGAATGGAAGTTTCCGATTTAAGAGTAATGGGAAGAGCCACACAAGGTGTCCGATTAATCAACATCAAAGGAAACGATTCAATCGCTGCAGTAACGAAAGTTATGAAAGAAGAAGCTGCAGAAGAAGTTGAGTTTGAAGATGTAACTGCTGCCGTTTTAGAGGGTGATTCAACATCAGAAAATACTGATTTTGATGATGATACTGATGAAACAACAGAAGAAAACGAAGAAACCCAAGAATAA
- a CDS encoding ATP-dependent Clp protease ATP-binding subunit, which translates to MDDNFSPRVKDVITYSKEEALRLGHDFIGTEHLMLGILRDGNGKAITILSNLDIDLEYLRKKVEILSPPNPNAEVGNEKKNLHLTRQAERALKTTFLEAKVFQSSSISTAHLLLCILRNENDPTTKLLNKLKIDYDIAKEQYLNMIPNNNEDEYTDSFPKNESFNEDSGQDDSLKEGNFNNPGSKTNKKSKTPVLDNFGRDLTEMAEEGKLDPVVGREKEIERVSQILSRRKKNNPLLIGEPGVGKSAIAEGLALRIIQKKVSRILFNKRVVTLDLASLVAGTKYRGQFEERMKAVMNELEKNDDIILFIDEIHTIVGAGGATGSLDASNMFKPALARGEIQCIGATTLDEYRQYIEKDGALERRFQKVIVEPTTIEETITILNNIKGKYEDHHSVTYTPEAIDACVKLTSRYMSDRFLPDKAIDALDEAGSRVHITNIEVPKQILELEKQLEDVRELKNTVVKKQKYEEAAKLRDDEKRIEKDLAIAQEQWEIDSKNNRITVTEDNVADVVSMMTGIPVNRIAQTESNKLAHLPELIRGKVIGQDEAVMKIARSIQRNRAGLKDPNRPIGSFIFLGQTGVGKTQLAKVLAKELFDSEDALVRIDMSEYMEKFAISRLVGAPPGYVGYEEGGQLTEKVRRKPYCVVLLDEIEKAHPDVFNMMLQVLDDGYLTDSLGRKIDFRNTIIIMTSNVGARQLKDFGQGVGFGTAAKVSQADDHSKSVVENALKKTFAPEFLNRIDDVIVFNALEKEHIDLIIEIELKKLYARIKDLGYTLNLSDKAKAFIADKGFDKQFGARPLKRAIQKYVEDSLAEEIITSKIGEGDEIFMDIEDDAQELNVKVQKAEKPTS; encoded by the coding sequence ATGGATGATAATTTTTCTCCAAGAGTCAAAGATGTAATCACGTACAGTAAAGAAGAAGCCTTGCGTTTAGGGCACGACTTTATTGGAACTGAGCATTTGATGCTAGGAATTTTGAGAGACGGAAATGGTAAAGCAATCACTATTTTGAGCAATTTAGATATTGATTTAGAATATTTACGTAAGAAAGTAGAAATACTTAGTCCGCCCAACCCAAATGCTGAAGTGGGTAACGAAAAAAAGAATCTTCACCTTACCCGTCAAGCGGAAAGAGCGTTAAAAACTACTTTTTTGGAAGCCAAAGTTTTTCAGAGTTCTTCCATCAGTACGGCACATCTTTTGCTTTGTATTTTAAGGAACGAGAACGATCCGACAACAAAATTACTTAACAAGCTAAAAATCGATTACGATATAGCGAAAGAACAATATTTGAATATGATACCTAATAACAACGAAGACGAATATACTGACAGCTTCCCAAAAAACGAATCTTTTAATGAAGATTCAGGACAAGATGACAGTTTAAAAGAAGGCAACTTTAATAATCCCGGAAGTAAAACCAATAAAAAATCGAAAACGCCTGTTCTAGATAATTTTGGCCGTGATTTAACCGAAATGGCCGAAGAAGGAAAACTTGACCCTGTAGTTGGTCGAGAAAAAGAAATCGAACGTGTTTCACAAATTTTAAGCAGAAGAAAGAAAAACAATCCGCTTTTAATTGGTGAACCGGGTGTTGGTAAATCTGCCATTGCCGAAGGTTTAGCATTGCGAATCATACAAAAGAAAGTATCCAGAATTTTATTCAACAAACGAGTAGTTACACTTGATTTGGCAAGTTTAGTTGCCGGAACAAAATACCGCGGACAATTTGAAGAAAGAATGAAAGCGGTGATGAATGAATTGGAAAAGAATGATGACATTATTTTGTTTATCGATGAGATTCATACCATTGTTGGTGCCGGTGGAGCAACCGGTTCTTTGGATGCTTCGAATATGTTTAAACCTGCTTTAGCCAGAGGCGAAATTCAATGTATTGGTGCTACAACGTTAGATGAATACCGTCAATATATTGAAAAAGACGGTGCTTTGGAAAGACGTTTTCAAAAAGTGATTGTTGAACCTACTACCATTGAAGAAACGATTACAATCTTGAATAATATTAAAGGTAAATATGAAGATCATCACAGTGTGACATATACACCTGAAGCAATTGATGCTTGTGTGAAATTGACCAGTCGTTATATGTCTGATCGATTTTTACCGGACAAAGCCATTGATGCATTAGACGAAGCCGGTTCACGCGTTCACATCACCAACATCGAAGTTCCGAAACAAATTTTGGAACTTGAAAAACAATTGGAAGATGTTCGCGAATTGAAAAATACTGTCGTTAAAAAACAAAAATATGAAGAAGCGGCTAAATTACGTGATGATGAAAAACGCATCGAAAAAGATTTAGCAATCGCACAGGAACAATGGGAAATTGATTCTAAAAACAATAGAATTACAGTTACCGAAGATAATGTTGCCGATGTCGTTTCGATGATGACCGGAATTCCTGTAAACAGAATCGCTCAAACTGAAAGCAATAAATTAGCTCATTTACCTGAATTAATCAGAGGAAAAGTAATTGGTCAAGACGAAGCAGTAATGAAAATTGCTCGTTCGATTCAACGAAATCGTGCCGGATTGAAAGATCCGAATCGTCCGATTGGTTCGTTTATTTTCTTAGGTCAAACCGGTGTTGGAAAAACACAATTAGCGAAAGTTTTAGCGAAAGAATTATTCGATTCTGAAGATGCTTTAGTTCGTATTGATATGAGTGAATACATGGAAAAATTTGCGATTTCCAGATTAGTCGGAGCACCTCCGGGATACGTTGGTTACGAAGAAGGTGGTCAATTAACCGAAAAAGTGCGTCGCAAACCGTATTGTGTTGTTCTATTAGATGAAATTGAAAAAGCTCATCCGGATGTTTTCAATATGATGTTGCAAGTGTTGGATGATGGTTATTTAACGGACAGTTTAGGACGAAAAATCGATTTTAGAAATACCATTATCATTATGACTTCCAATGTGGGAGCTCGTCAATTGAAAGATTTTGGTCAAGGTGTTGGTTTCGGTACTGCCGCAAAAGTTTCGCAAGCGGACGATCATTCAAAAAGTGTAGTTGAAAATGCTTTAAAGAAAACCTTTGCTCCTGAATTTTTAAATCGTATTGATGATGTAATTGTGTTCAATGCATTAGAAAAAGAACATATCGATTTAATCATCGAAATCGAATTGAAAAAATTATATGCTCGAATTAAAGATTTAGGTTATACGTTGAATTTGTCTGATAAAGCCAAAGCATTTATAGCTGATAAAGGTTTTGACAAACAATTTGGAGCACGACCGTTAAAAAGAGCCATTCAAAAATATGTTGAAGATTCTTTAGCCGAAGAAATTATCACTTCCAAAATTGGAGAAGGTGACGAAATCTTTATGGATATTGAAGACGATGCTCAAGAATTAAACGTAAAAGTTCAAAAAGCAGAAAAACCAACGAGTTAA
- the rimK gene encoding 30S ribosomal protein S6--L-glutamate ligase, with amino-acid sequence MLDNKLILGSEEWCSFPELGIPTIKARVDSGAKTSALHAINISPFIKEGEHWVKFDINPIQNNVKTIIHCQAPLIDKRVVKSSSGFREQRFVIQTQLQLGDSHWVIEMTLTNRDSMGFRMLLGREAMSGRAMVDPERKYLLGDNSTDKLKDLYPDVLKERSGLKIGLLASNPELYSNKRIMEAGERRGHEMQFLNIKECYMKLDADTPEIHYRGGKVLNELDAVIPRIRPNITFYGCALTRQFEALKIFCLNSSSAITQSRDKLYSLQLLLNNGIDIPTTGFANSPLDTDDLIKMVGGTPLIVKLLEGTQGKGVVLAETKKAAESVINAFKSLNANILVQEFIKEANGKDLRLFVIDGKVVATIQREALAGEFRANIHLGGTASVIKPTREEKIIAVKAAKAMGLKVAGVDIIRSSKGPLLLEVNSSPGLEGIEGATNKDIAGEMIKAIEKNFRVK; translated from the coding sequence ATGTTAGACAACAAATTAATTTTAGGTAGCGAAGAATGGTGTTCCTTTCCAGAACTTGGTATTCCAACTATAAAAGCACGGGTAGATTCCGGAGCCAAAACTTCTGCCCTACATGCCATCAACATCAGTCCATTTATTAAAGAAGGTGAGCATTGGGTGAAATTTGATATTAATCCGATTCAAAATAATGTCAAAACCATCATTCATTGTCAAGCTCCATTAATTGATAAACGTGTTGTAAAAAGTTCCAGCGGATTTCGTGAGCAACGTTTTGTCATTCAAACGCAATTACAATTAGGTGATTCGCATTGGGTGATTGAAATGACTTTGACTAACCGAGATTCAATGGGATTCCGAATGTTGTTAGGTCGCGAGGCGATGAGCGGACGAGCGATGGTTGATCCGGAAAGGAAATATTTGTTAGGTGATAATTCAACAGATAAATTAAAAGATTTATATCCTGATGTTTTGAAAGAACGCTCGGGTTTAAAAATTGGGCTTTTGGCCAGTAATCCTGAACTATACAGCAATAAAAGAATAATGGAAGCCGGTGAACGCCGTGGTCACGAAATGCAATTTTTAAACATCAAAGAATGTTATATGAAATTGGATGCCGACACACCTGAAATTCATTACCGTGGTGGAAAAGTTTTGAATGAATTGGACGCAGTCATTCCTAGAATTCGACCGAATATCACCTTTTATGGTTGTGCGTTAACTCGTCAATTTGAAGCGTTAAAGATTTTTTGTTTGAATTCTTCTTCCGCAATTACGCAGTCGCGAGATAAATTATATTCGTTGCAATTGCTATTAAATAATGGAATCGACATTCCAACAACCGGATTTGCCAATTCGCCATTAGATACAGATGATTTAATAAAAATGGTTGGCGGAACACCTTTAATTGTAAAACTTTTAGAAGGAACACAAGGAAAAGGAGTTGTTTTAGCCGAAACTAAAAAAGCAGCTGAAAGTGTAATTAACGCATTTAAGAGCCTGAACGCCAATATTTTAGTTCAAGAATTCATCAAAGAAGCCAACGGAAAAGATTTGCGTTTGTTTGTGATTGATGGAAAAGTGGTTGCTACCATTCAACGAGAAGCATTGGCAGGAGAATTTAGAGCTAACATTCATTTAGGTGGAACAGCTTCGGTTATCAAACCTACTCGAGAAGAAAAAATCATTGCCGTTAAAGCTGCCAAAGCGATGGGATTAAAAGTTGCCGGAGTTGATATTATCCGATCGAGTAAAGGACCGCTTTTGTTGGAAGTAAATTCGTCTCCCGGTTTAGAAGGAATTGAAGGTGCTACTAATAAAGATATTGCGGGGGAAATGATTAAAGCGATTGAGAAGAATTTTAGGGTGAAGTAA
- a CDS encoding DUF2283 domain-containing protein — translation MKITYFEDTDTLLVYFNDNEIVETKDINENTLIELDAEGKIVSMTIEHAKNQTEISSFTFNQVPKLAV, via the coding sequence ATGAAAATTACATATTTCGAAGATACAGATACACTTTTAGTTTATTTTAATGATAATGAAATTGTTGAGACAAAAGATATCAATGAAAATACTTTAATTGAATTGGATGCGGAAGGTAAAATTGTGTCTATGACAATTGAACACGCTAAAAATCAAACTGAAATTTCATCCTTTACATTTAATCAAGTGCCAAAATTGGCGGTTTAG
- the hutH gene encoding histidine ammonia-lyase — protein MDHYHYISSDLLSLETINQILLENKSLALSEEAKVNIQKCRDYLDKKMQSQTDPIYGINTGFGSLCNVKISTENLSQLQENLVKSHACGTGDEVPNSIVKLMLLLKIQSLSYGNSGVQLETVERLIEFFNNDVLPIIYTQGSLGASGDLAPLAHLSLPLLGEGEVYFEGKKVHSKEVLAHFNWKPIVLQSKEGLALLNGTQFMSAYGVHILLKSYKLSYLADLIGTISLEGFDGRIDPFNELIHLVRPHKGQIETAQRITDFLDGSQIINQKKVHVQDPYSFRCMPQVHGASKDTMDYVRRVFRTEINSVTDNPNVFVGEDIIVSGGNFHGQPLALALDFLGIALAELGSISERRTYQLISGLRGLPAFLVDNPGLNSGFMIPQYTAASIVSQNKQLATPASIDSIVSSNGQEDHVSMGANAATKCFKIIENLERILAIELMNASQAIEFRRPLKSSEFIEQFIASYRTEVPFVKEDRILHYDIENSIAFLRSFEIEVEN, from the coding sequence ATGGATCACTATCATTATATCAGTTCCGACCTACTTTCGTTGGAAACCATCAACCAAATTTTACTTGAAAATAAATCGTTGGCTTTATCAGAAGAAGCGAAGGTTAACATTCAAAAATGTCGGGATTATTTAGATAAAAAAATGCAGTCACAAACCGATCCTATTTACGGAATTAATACCGGATTTGGGTCGTTGTGCAATGTGAAAATTTCAACTGAAAACCTTTCGCAACTTCAGGAAAATCTTGTCAAATCTCATGCCTGTGGAACAGGTGATGAAGTTCCGAATTCAATTGTGAAGTTGATGTTGTTGCTTAAAATTCAATCGTTGAGTTACGGAAATTCCGGTGTTCAATTGGAAACAGTGGAAAGATTGATAGAATTTTTCAACAATGATGTTTTACCAATAATTTATACGCAAGGTTCATTGGGAGCTTCAGGTGATTTAGCTCCGTTAGCACATTTAAGTTTACCATTATTAGGCGAAGGCGAAGTTTATTTTGAAGGAAAAAAAGTGCATTCTAAAGAAGTGCTTGCCCATTTTAATTGGAAACCAATCGTTTTACAATCCAAAGAAGGTTTGGCTTTGTTGAACGGAACGCAATTTATGAGTGCTTATGGTGTTCATATTTTATTAAAATCATATAAATTATCCTATTTGGCGGATTTAATCGGAACCATTTCTTTGGAAGGTTTTGATGGTCGAATTGATCCGTTTAACGAATTGATTCACCTAGTTCGTCCACATAAAGGGCAAATTGAAACAGCTCAGCGAATTACTGATTTTTTAGATGGAAGTCAAATTATAAATCAAAAGAAAGTTCACGTTCAAGATCCATATTCTTTCCGATGTATGCCGCAAGTTCACGGTGCTTCAAAGGATACAATGGATTATGTGCGAAGAGTTTTTCGAACAGAAATCAATTCTGTAACCGATAATCCGAATGTTTTTGTAGGCGAAGATATTATAGTTTCCGGTGGAAATTTCCATGGACAACCATTAGCTTTAGCATTAGATTTTCTTGGAATTGCATTAGCTGAATTGGGAAGTATTTCGGAAAGAAGAACCTATCAATTAATTTCCGGTCTTCGTGGATTACCCGCTTTTTTAGTTGACAATCCAGGCTTGAATTCCGGTTTTATGATTCCTCAATACACGGCTGCGAGTATCGTAAGTCAAAACAAACAATTAGCCACTCCGGCCAGTATTGATAGCATTGTTTCCAGTAATGGTCAAGAAGACCACGTGAGTATGGGTGCGAATGCGGCGACAAAATGTTTTAAAATTATTGAAAATCTAGAACGTATTTTAGCCATTGAATTAATGAATGCTTCGCAAGCCATTGAATTCAGAAGACCTTTGAAATCCAGTGAATTTATTGAACAATTTATCGCTTCTTACCGTACCGAAGTTCCTTTTGTAAAAGAAGATCGCATTTTGCATTATGATATTGAAAACTCTATTGCTTTTTTGAGGAGTTTTGAGATTGAGGTGGAGAATTGA
- a CDS encoding TlpA family protein disulfide reductase, with the protein MKKIIALLSVICFISCQDKEVITTLSGKIANAESKTIKLEGLNFSKEINLNEDGTFSDTLQLDYDGLYSLVLNDEKQRFIYLENGFQLNIENNAEEFEKSFTFKGSGSDENNFMSKKHQVIESIYGKMNDMEGVKPLFTLDEKAFIEKNELYKKEILKTLDEAKLTNQNFVKLEKLDADYHVLKLYEQYPSYHGYFTDNREFKASESFPKVGTDFSLDNEELFKFSNSYRNLSGSHFSEKMYSEADSTKTPIEKGFATLKTIKSKLIQSEMVKNMMYELNGTTPNLEAVYKEMLSYSIDEKYKDKLTEKFEILKGIAKGLPSPTFDYENINGGKTSLESLKGKFVYIDVWATWCGPCIREIPALKEVEKEYHGKNIEFVSISIDDQKDLEKWKKMVADKELKGIQLFADNAWESDFVKKYAIDGIPRFILLDTEGKIINSDAPRPSDAKLKELLKEVGL; encoded by the coding sequence ATGAAAAAAATTATCGCATTACTCTCCGTAATTTGCTTTATTTCCTGTCAGGATAAAGAAGTTATTACCACATTATCAGGAAAAATTGCAAACGCTGAGTCAAAAACCATCAAACTAGAAGGGTTGAATTTTTCAAAAGAAATCAATTTAAATGAAGACGGAACATTTTCGGACACGCTTCAATTGGATTATGACGGACTTTATTCATTGGTTCTAAATGATGAAAAACAACGGTTCATTTATTTAGAAAATGGATTTCAATTGAATATCGAAAACAATGCGGAAGAGTTTGAAAAATCATTTACTTTCAAAGGAAGTGGTTCTGATGAAAATAATTTTATGTCTAAAAAACATCAAGTAATTGAGTCGATTTATGGTAAAATGAATGATATGGAAGGGGTTAAACCGTTATTCACTTTAGATGAAAAAGCTTTTATTGAAAAAAATGAATTGTACAAAAAAGAAATTTTAAAAACATTGGATGAAGCAAAGTTAACCAATCAAAATTTTGTAAAACTCGAAAAATTAGATGCCGATTATCATGTTTTAAAATTGTATGAACAATATCCGTCTTATCACGGATACTTTACTGACAATAGAGAATTCAAAGCTTCAGAAAGTTTTCCAAAAGTTGGTACTGATTTTTCTTTGGATAATGAAGAATTATTTAAATTCTCCAATTCCTATCGTAATTTAAGCGGAAGTCACTTTTCCGAAAAAATGTATTCCGAAGCAGATTCAACAAAAACACCTATTGAAAAAGGTTTTGCTACTTTAAAAACGATAAAAAGTAAACTCATTCAAAGTGAAATGGTCAAAAATATGATGTATGAATTGAATGGTACAACTCCAAATTTAGAAGCTGTGTACAAAGAAATGTTGAGTTATTCAATTGATGAAAAGTATAAAGATAAATTAACTGAAAAATTTGAAATTTTAAAAGGTATTGCTAAAGGTTTGCCCTCTCCTACTTTTGATTATGAAAATATAAATGGCGGAAAAACTTCTTTAGAAAGTTTGAAAGGAAAATTTGTTTACATTGATGTTTGGGCAACTTGGTGTGGACCATGTATTAGAGAAATTCCAGCTTTAAAAGAAGTTGAAAAAGAATACCACGGAAAAAACATCGAGTTTGTCAGCATTTCTATTGATGATCAAAAAGACCTCGAAAAATGGAAAAAAATGGTAGCTGATAAAGAACTAAAAGGAATTCAATTATTTGCGGATAATGCCTGGGAATCTGATTTTGTGAAAAAATATGCCATCGATGGAATTCCGAGATTTATCTTATTAGATACCGAAGGCAAAATCATCAATTCAGATGCACCAAGACCTTCTGATGCTAAATTAAAAGAATTATTGAAAGAAGTTGGGTTGTAA
- a CDS encoding glutathione peroxidase, with translation MKSSFLIIFSCFMLMSCQNQAQTKKENTATETTMKQSIYTFKVEDLEGKEFDFASLKGKKIMVVNTASKCGLTPQYKDLQALYEEYKDKGLVIIGFPANDFMSQEPGTNEEIGAFCEKNYGVTFPMMSKISVKGKEMHPIYQFLTQKAQNGLQDSEVGWNFQKYLLNEKGELEKVISPRTSPKDQEILDWLAS, from the coding sequence ATGAAATCATCTTTTTTAATCATTTTTTCTTGTTTTATGTTGATGAGTTGTCAAAACCAAGCTCAAACTAAAAAAGAAAATACAGCAACAGAAACCACTATGAAACAATCAATTTATACATTTAAAGTAGAAGATTTGGAAGGAAAAGAATTTGATTTTGCTTCGTTGAAAGGCAAAAAAATCATGGTGGTAAACACCGCTTCCAAATGCGGATTAACGCCACAGTACAAAGATCTTCAAGCATTGTATGAAGAATATAAAGATAAAGGATTAGTGATTATCGGTTTTCCTGCGAATGATTTTATGTCGCAAGAACCGGGAACGAATGAAGAAATCGGAGCTTTTTGTGAAAAGAATTACGGCGTAACTTTTCCGATGATGAGTAAAATTTCGGTGAAAGGAAAAGAAATGCATCCGATATATCAATTTTTGACCCAAAAAGCACAAAATGGTTTGCAGGATAGCGAGGTAGGATGGAACTTTCAAAAATATTTACTAAATGAAAAAGGTGAATTAGAAAAAGTTATCAGTCCGAGAACCAGTCCCAAAGATCAAGAAATATTGGATTGGTTGGCTAGTTAA